Below is a window of Methanobacterium sp. Maddingley MBC34 DNA.
CTGCACCAGAGGTTCATAGCCTCCGAAAAAATGCAAGCCATAATTGGCAAGTAAAGGTAATGCAGGTAAAGCTAAAGCTAAAATGATGGTTACTGCCTTAACTGTTCTATCCTTTTTATGGAGCAGGTTTAAAAACAGTGCACATAGTATGGGAACTATAACCATCAGAGGGATTAAGAGGTTCAAAGTATCCCCCCTGTACCATTGTAATCCATATTATCTGTTTTGTTGGAAGCATAAAATGACATTTGATTACTCTCCCAGAATTTTGGATGCGCTTAAAGATCCGCGCTTTTTGTAGAGAACTATTATAATTCCCAGCATCACTGCCATTGTACTGGCACCGATAACAATACTGGTTAATACCAGGGCAAATGGAAGTGGATATGCTGCGTTTTGCGCGAACCAGTCTGCTGCCATGCCTGGCAAGTATATGTAGACTATTCCTCCGGGTTTGTAACCCAGGGCAATTAGGAACAGGTTGGTTCCGTCTCCTATGAAAGCCAGTCCTATAACCTTTTTGATGAGGTTGTCCAGGAATGCTACGGCAACGATTCCAATTATAATCAGGGCTACTGCGGTGAATAATGATGCGAGTTGTACGTCCATGATCATATCTATTCCTCCATCCTGCGGGTTTTGTAGACTGCCAGTGCAAAGAACACTGGAATGATAGCTGATCCTACAATGGCTTGAGTAAGGGCCACATCTGGAGCCAGAAGGTACTGGTAGAGGAAAGCTATGGCCGCACCGGGAATTCCAGTTAGAATTGCTGCTTTTAGGAGATCCCTCTGCATGAGAACCAGGATTGATCCTAAAATCGTTATAATCATCAGCACGTATTCTATCATTGTTTATCCTCCCCATAGTAGAATCCATTGGCTATGGCGTGAGATGCGAATGGAGCCAGTATGAAGTAAGCAGCAGCCAGTAGTGGTTCTCCTAGAACCAGGAGCGCCAGTATACAGGCCATGTCCGCCACTCCCAAAATATGGATTCTGGCGTATAATACCCTTTCAAGGTCATCTTTAAATCTTAAAATTCCAAAGGCTGCTAAAAGAACAAAAACTGCTGATGCCAGGATTAAAACTGCTTTAATAATGGTGAATATATCATCCATTACTATACCCCCTCAAAACCCGGGCAAAGGCAATGGTTCCCACTGGCCCCAAAAGCACCAGTGCAGTGGCTATATCTGCAGAAAAAGCAATTCCATAAAGGTTTTTTACCAGGATGAGAATAACAGCTACAGCAATGCTCAATCCTGATATTCCAACCAGTCCCATCCCTATAGTTTTTCGGGTGGCGATACGTACAGACGCCAGGGCGTAGATGGCCAGAGCAGCCATTAAAACATATTCAGATAAGGTTAAAATATTCATACTCATTCTAACATCCTCATTCTAACATGCCTTTAATATACGGTTCAAAAGGAATAACTTCCTTATTTTTTCGGGGGACAATTGTGGCCACCTTTATCACCTGATTCTCCGAGTCAAGGTCAATGGATAGTGTACCAGGAGTAAGGGTGATGCTGTTGGCAAGGATGGTCTGGGAAACTGGTCTTTTAAGAACGGTGGGGATTTCCACTATAACCGGATCCACCTTACCATCTAAAGTTCGAATTGCAACATCGATGGTGGCTTTGATTATCTCCCATATCAATACAATGAAATAGGCGATTCCGTAGAATATTCTTGTTATAAACATGGTAAATTAGCCCCTTAATCTTTATTAATGAATTATAAACAGTTAACACAGTTAAAGGATAAACGCCACGTTAGCTGTTATCACATTTATTATTGATTCATCGTGACCATTGATATATGACCATGACAAATTACAATTCATCATTATAAAACATGATATATAAAGATAACTAAATTTATTCTTCAACCCCAAAATCAGGCCCAATATTCAATTGAAATATATTAATAATTAATATTTTTATTGAAGAATATAAACCCCTGAAAATCATGCACACCCCTTAATCTGAATGAAAATTTCTCATTCTAATGATTATTATTTTTTTATTCAGAATTAAATCAATTCAATGATTCCCATTGGATTGAATGTGGTTAACTGAGGGAATGTAGTTAAAAAATAATTTAAAGACAGGTAGTTTTCTCCAGGATAGATATAAAGAACTGCAACACTGGCCAACCAGAGAACAATGATGAATAATCCTGCCATTTTACCATAACGGTGTTTGGATAGGGGATCGAAAAGTTTCACCCCTCTACCGCTGAAGAGATCCAGGATCAGATGACTCAAAGAACCTACAAATAAGGCTGTTGCCACGTAAATGAAGTTAAAACTGGTTAAAGGTGTTAAAAATATCCCAACTGTCACCAGTAATGCATATAAAATAAGCAATCCCCTGTTTAAAACTATAATTCCCAAAATCAGCGAGGTTAAAAGGAAAGAAACCCTGAGATCTGGTGTTAAAATCATTAAGATGTTCTGAAAGCTGATTACAAATAGGGCCAGGCAGGCTGCAGCCAGACCAGTTCCAGGAATAGAATGTACAAAGCCCCTGTGTTGCGCAACAAAGAAGAATAATGCTATGCTTATTAGTAATATTCCGGTGAAAGGAGTAATTTGGAACAATGGTAGAGTTAATGCCAGTATGCCTCCAGCAAGAGCCATTATAACCAGATTTCTATAACGGAAACTGGTGTCTAGATCCACCACCGAAGCCCCTATAACAGCCAGAGACAAGTAGTAAACATCTGGAAAGAATGGGAATATCATTATAAGTGAGAATAATATGTGTTTTTTATAAGAAGACATTTTATATCAGTTTTATCATTTTTTAAAAGAATAATTGCATAGTATACTCACTATTACAGTATATCCAGTATTGCAGTATAAAAGTGACGTGTGAATTGAAGTGACTATGAATTAGAAAGGTATGTTGAACTATTAATAATGTTGAACTATTAATAAGTACTTCTTAAGTTAATTACTTCTTAATTTGAAGTAAGGGAAGAAATTATATCATGTTGAAACAATCATATCATGTTGAAATAGTTCAGGAAACACTTCATCTGCATTAAAGACCTTTCAACACTTCCAGAATCCACTTTCCCATTTCTGGAGACCACTTCACAGGTCACTGCAGGTATCCCACTGAGATTCAACTCATCTTCCAGAGCACCACCGTACAGGGTCCCGGCTTGTTCCTGGGAAATAACCTTAGAAGATGTCTGACTGGTTATATGACTGGCTATCTTAAAACTCTCATAACAGGGTTTTTTAGAGCAAAAAACACTTTCTATTCCAGGATTACTCTGGGGCTGGGTGGAGTGAAAGTCAGCTGCTGCCTGGATTTTAAGTTTTTGGGCGGTTTTTAAAATGGTGTTGGAAATGTATCCTTCCTTAAAGGTCTTCCGATTCATGTCCCAACCCTTGAATCTTCTTGAATTTTTCATGGTGGCATAAGGAATAGCAATGGGGATGGTGTAAACTGTTCCCTTGATTTTTTTATCCTCCAGGTAATTCAAGAGTTTGAAAAAAGCCACCTGAGGGGGGAGTTCGTTTCCGTGAATTCCAGCACATAAAAGAATGGTAGGAGATCCTGATCCAAACTTTAAAAGTGGAGTTCCCTTTAAAGCAGCATCAATTAAAGGTTTTTTAATGCCATCTTGAGTTAATTCTTCCATTAACTCCGGATTAAGGGAAATGTCACCTCCCGTATCAGGGGCAATAGTTCTAATTTCACAGTCCATACCGCTCACCATGCAATAAAATGTTTCCAGTAAAATTGTTTAAACTATGGTTTCCCGTGCAATAATAAATATACAGTAGTCCATCCATTCCTAAGTCAGTATTTTCCATCGACATTATTATTTGAACTGAAATAGGAAATACACTCAAGATGCACATTCTAACTATAACTATGGATACATTCAATGCCTATGATGCCTGATGACCCACTGGATAGATATATATTGGGGTTTCATTGGAAGGTAACTTAAAAAGGTTTATCATCTGATCATCGTAGAATGAACCAATGGCCACTGCACCCAGACCACGAGAAACTGCTTCTAAATATATGTTCTCCCCAATATGACCCGCTTCAATATCCACGAATCTTGTGCTTAAATTTTCATCAGGATATTTATCCTTCATCTTCTGATAGTTTCCAGTGATCACCAGACTTATTGGTGCTTCATCAACCCATGTTTGTCCATGGGCTGCCTGTGACAAAGTATAGGTTTGATCACCTTCCACTATTTTTTCTAGAGTGTTATTATAGGGATTATAACGGTATATGCCCGCTCCAAGGCCCTGAACACCATTATCCCCTGCAACTAGATAAACTTCCATGGGGAAAACATGGCCCGCAGATGGCGCAGATCGGTAATTCCTTTCAGAGTCTGTTATTCCCTGGGCAGCCCACAAAAGCTGTGAAACATCTTGCAGAGTAAGGGAGGTTGCACTGAAATTTCTAACGGAACGTCTGTTTTGTATGGCCTGGTCCACAGACATTCCACTGGTAACCTCAGCCTGAGGAAGGTTATATGTTCCTAAAACTACCCTGGTCTGATTTTGCGTAACTGGCTTCATGAAAACTGC
It encodes the following:
- a CDS encoding multisubunit Na+/H+ antiporter, MnhC subunit (PFAM: NADH-ubiquinone/plastoquinone oxidoreductase chain 4L), yielding MIMDVQLASLFTAVALIIIGIVAVAFLDNLIKKVIGLAFIGDGTNLFLIALGYKPGGIVYIYLPGMAADWFAQNAAYPLPFALVLTSIVIGASTMAVMLGIIIVLYKKRGSLSASKILGE
- a CDS encoding putative subunit of the multisubunit Na+/H+ antiporter, with the translated sequence MIEYVLMIITILGSILVLMQRDLLKAAILTGIPGAAIAFLYQYLLAPDVALTQAIVGSAIIPVFFALAVYKTRRMEE
- a CDS encoding multisubunit Na+/H+ antiporter, MnhG subunit (PFAM: Na+/H+ antiporter subunit) — translated: MDDIFTIIKAVLILASAVFVLLAAFGILRFKDDLERVLYARIHILGVADMACILALLVLGEPLLAAAYFILAPFASHAIANGFYYGEDKQ
- a CDS encoding multisubunit Na+/H+ antiporter, MnhF subunit (PFAM: Multiple resistance and pH regulation protein F (MrpF / PhaF)), whose translation is MSMNILTLSEYVLMAALAIYALASVRIATRKTIGMGLVGISGLSIAVAVILILVKNLYGIAFSADIATALVLLGPVGTIAFARVLRGYSNG
- a CDS encoding multisubunit Na+/H+ antiporter, MnhE subunit (PFAM: Na+/H+ ion antiporter subunit), whose protein sequence is MFITRIFYGIAYFIVLIWEIIKATIDVAIRTLDGKVDPVIVEIPTVLKRPVSQTILANSITLTPGTLSIDLDSENQVIKVATIVPRKNKEVIPFEPYIKGMLE
- a CDS encoding putative membrane-bound metal-dependent hydrolase (DUF457) (PFAM: Predicted membrane-bound metal-dependent hydrolase (DUF457)); its protein translation is MSSYKKHILFSLIMIFPFFPDVYYLSLAVIGASVVDLDTSFRYRNLVIMALAGGILALTLPLFQITPFTGILLISIALFFFVAQHRGFVHSIPGTGLAAACLALFVISFQNILMILTPDLRVSFLLTSLILGIIVLNRGLLILYALLVTVGIFLTPLTSFNFIYVATALFVGSLSHLILDLFSGRGVKLFDPLSKHRYGKMAGLFIIVLWLASVAVLYIYPGENYLSLNYFLTTFPQLTTFNPMGIIELI
- a CDS encoding putative deacylase (PFAM: Succinylglutamate desuccinylase / Aspartoacylase family) — protein: MDCEIRTIAPDTGGDISLNPELMEELTQDGIKKPLIDAALKGTPLLKFGSGSPTILLCAGIHGNELPPQVAFFKLLNYLEDKKIKGTVYTIPIAIPYATMKNSRRFKGWDMNRKTFKEGYISNTILKTAQKLKIQAAADFHSTQPQSNPGIESVFCSKKPCYESFKIASHITSQTSSKVISQEQAGTLYGGALEDELNLSGIPAVTCEVVSRNGKVDSGSVERSLMQMKCFLNYFNMI
- a CDS encoding SagB-type dehydrogenase (PFAM: Nitroreductase family~TIGRFAM: SagB-type dehydrogenase domain); the protein is MQKKSKYILLAIILLSAFLVFYLTYAVFMKPVTQNQTRVVLGTYNLPQAEVTSGMSVDQAIQNRRSVRNFSATSLTLQDVSQLLWAAQGITDSERNYRSAPSAGHVFPMEVYLVAGDNGVQGLGAGIYRYNPYNNTLEKIVEGDQTYTLSQAAHGQTWVDEAPISLVITGNYQKMKDKYPDENLSTRFVDIEAGHIGENIYLEAVSRGLGAVAIGSFYDDQMINLFKLPSNETPIYIYPVGHQAS